One Candidatus Flexicrinis proximus DNA window includes the following coding sequences:
- a CDS encoding glycosyltransferase — translation MNVLIIIVSLVLVAMAGILLSNTFLFPRLRQFPPASPLPRVSVLIPARDEAAVIKGTLARLDAQDYPDFEVLVLDDHSSDSTAELARSVGGHVRVIAGAALPDGWSGKNWACHQLSQVATGEVLLFTDADVIWQPGALSALVAEFQRTRADLLTVWPTQITVTLPERLIVPLMAMVVMAYLPVVAVHYLPFALFGASNGQCMAWRCGAYQRTGGHQAVRHTVLEDVTLARIVKRLGLRLRMADGASLIGCRMYTDWGSVRDGYAKNIMAGFGGVIPLLASIVFHWLMFLFPIVLLQDARYGKYGLPLVALGVLIRALSAAATRQRIFDAILLPISVLLMTRISAHSLYWRVHLGGPQWKGRVLSRAGQTHV, via the coding sequence ATGAACGTTCTGATCATTATCGTAAGTCTTGTTTTGGTGGCGATGGCAGGCATACTGCTGTCGAACACATTCCTATTCCCGCGACTAAGGCAATTTCCCCCCGCGTCGCCGCTCCCTCGCGTTTCTGTGTTGATACCGGCGCGTGACGAGGCCGCAGTCATCAAGGGAACACTCGCGCGTCTGGATGCACAGGACTACCCCGATTTCGAAGTCCTGGTACTTGATGATCATTCGAGCGACTCCACGGCCGAACTCGCCCGGAGCGTGGGTGGACATGTGCGCGTAATCGCAGGTGCGGCGCTTCCAGATGGATGGTCGGGCAAAAATTGGGCCTGTCATCAACTCTCTCAGGTTGCCACGGGGGAAGTGCTGCTCTTTACCGATGCTGACGTCATCTGGCAGCCCGGAGCACTTTCTGCGCTTGTCGCTGAATTTCAGCGCACCCGTGCCGATCTCCTGACGGTGTGGCCAACGCAGATAACAGTGACGCTGCCCGAACGGCTCATCGTGCCTCTGATGGCGATGGTTGTCATGGCCTATCTACCCGTTGTGGCTGTCCACTACCTTCCATTTGCCCTGTTCGGGGCCTCCAATGGCCAGTGTATGGCCTGGCGATGCGGTGCCTATCAGCGCACCGGCGGTCACCAAGCAGTTCGGCATACTGTCCTCGAAGACGTGACGCTTGCGCGGATTGTCAAACGCCTGGGTCTGCGCCTTCGAATGGCGGATGGCGCAAGCCTTATTGGCTGCCGTATGTACACGGATTGGGGGAGTGTTCGGGACGGTTATGCAAAGAACATCATGGCTGGCTTTGGGGGGGTAATTCCTCTTCTCGCCTCCATCGTCTTTCATTGGCTGATGTTCCTGTTTCCAATCGTTCTGCTTCAGGACGCGCGCTACGGCAAATATGGGCTTCCTCTGGTCGCACTCGGTGTTCTGATCCGCGCACTTAGCGCCGCTGCAACCCGCCAGCGGATATTCGACGCGATACTGCTGCCGATTTCGGTACTCCTTATGACCCGGATTTCCGCCCACTCGCTTTATTGGCGGGTTCATTTAGGCGGGCCGCAGTGGAAAGGCCGCGTATTGAGCCGGGCGGGCCAGACTCATGTCTAG
- a CDS encoding glycerol-3-phosphate acyltransferase, whose amino-acid sequence MDTLIFTVFGFYCGALPLAVWLGRYGLKRDIRAVGDKNPGAFNVFRSGGVGWGALAIALEVAKGAFPVGLAAQVMHIDGAGLVLCAIAPVLGHAYTPFLEFRGGKAVAVSLGIWIGLTIWTVPLVGIVLLVCFSLLLTVSGWALMFTMAGIGVYLAMAQSPLELWVIWALNIAIFIVKHRTDLTKPIAFRGPLARLSKS is encoded by the coding sequence ATGGACACTCTGATCTTCACAGTCTTTGGGTTTTATTGTGGTGCGCTTCCGCTGGCGGTCTGGCTTGGAAGGTACGGTCTCAAGCGCGACATTCGCGCGGTAGGGGATAAGAATCCGGGCGCGTTTAATGTCTTCCGTTCGGGTGGGGTAGGGTGGGGTGCGCTGGCTATCGCGCTGGAAGTCGCCAAAGGCGCCTTTCCAGTTGGACTTGCCGCGCAAGTGATGCACATTGACGGGGCCGGTCTGGTCTTGTGTGCTATCGCTCCAGTCCTCGGACATGCCTATACCCCATTTCTCGAATTTCGCGGCGGGAAAGCGGTTGCCGTTTCCCTGGGCATCTGGATCGGACTCACAATTTGGACGGTGCCGCTTGTCGGAATTGTGCTCCTTGTCTGTTTCTCCCTGCTCCTCACCGTAAGTGGTTGGGCGCTGATGTTCACTATGGCCGGCATAGGGGTGTATTTGGCAATGGCTCAGTCGCCCTTGGAACTCTGGGTAATCTGGGCGCTCAACATTGCTATCTTCATCGTAAAGCATCGCACCGATCTGACGAAACCTATCGCTTTCCGTGGGCCTTTAGCTCGTCTATCCAAGTCCTGA